A region from the Schistocerca serialis cubense isolate TAMUIC-IGC-003099 chromosome 1, iqSchSeri2.2, whole genome shotgun sequence genome encodes:
- the LOC126466614 gene encoding uncharacterized protein LOC126466614 translates to MVNKCCVQGCTELSKKWTHAIRQQNFTPSEHSVVCQEHFSQSDLILQSTAVDWKTGRTLTLPLENPRLKENAVPCFLSNCPGYISSRQDVQRERPSQRRQWLEADALSKAISESIETASAQRENDSFKDYSEFLKKSENVTLNQQWSKVVKEDCLLFLYPNFEKTPHDIVYLTVCRNLSVKLYVNGVEIVASILPEKVCSVTEVENVIKLCTDYISGRESDLHMSVIHEALPVKEGKRKVVSFLRSQCALCLQSKAHHKFDPEVLILCSVLFTISPHAYKFLRSSGFVILPLPNTLRKLSCNINMNPSNPNF, encoded by the exons ATGGTGAATAAGTGCTGTGTACAGGGCTGTACTGAACTGAGTAAGAAGTGGACACATGCTATTCGACAGCAGAACTTCACTCCCTCTGAACATTCAGTG GTTTGTCAAGAACACTTCAGTCAGAGTGACCTGATTCTTCAAAGCACAGCAGTTGACTGGAAAACAGGGAGAACTTTGACATTGCCTCTAGAAAACCCAAGACTGAAAGAAAATGCAGTACCATGTTTCCTGTCAAACTGTCCCGGTTATATAAGCTCAAGACAAGATGTTCAACGAGAGCGCCCAAgccaaagaagacaatggctagaAGCAGATGCCTTAAGTAAAGCTATATCTGAAAGTATAGAAACAGCTTCTGCACAAAGGGAAAATGACAGTTTTAAAGATTATAgtgaatttttgaaaaaaagtgaGAATGTTACATTAAATCAACAGTGGAGTAAAGTTGTGAAAGAAGATTGCCTATTGTTCCTCTACCCTAACTTTGAGAAAACTCCACATGATATTGTGTATTTAACAGTTTGTAGAAACCTCAGTGTTaaattgtatgtaaatggtgttgaGATTGTTGCCAGCATACTTCCAGAGAAAGTTTGCAGTGTAACTGAAGTAGAAAATGTGATTAAGCTGTGTACAGACTATATTAGTGGCAGAGAAAGTGATTTACACATGTCAGTTATTCATGAAGCACTACCAGTGAAAGAAGGTAAGAGAAAGGTTGTTTCATTCTTGAGGTCACAATGTGCATTATGTCTTCAATCCAAGGCACACCATAAATTTGATCCAGAGGTTTTGATTCTTTGTTCTGTGTTATTTACAATTTCTCCACATGCTTACAAGTTTTTGCGATCATCTGGTTTTGTCATTCTACCACTTCCAAACACATTAAGGAAGCTTAGTTGTAATATAAACATGAACCCAAGTAATCCAAATTTTTAA